From a single Sphingobium lignivorans genomic region:
- the maiA gene encoding maleylacetoacetate isomerase — protein sequence MTAPGPLILHDYWRSGASYRVRIALNIKGLAYEQVAHDLRAGAQRAPDYLALNPQGLVPALATDGGLLTQSLAIIEYLDETCPDPPLLPEGAADRAMVRAMAAAIACDIHPLQNARVLGWLGDALGADEVARKRWIGHWIGTGFAALEAMIRQHGRGFAFGSRLSLVDCCLVPQLYTARRFGVALEGFPALVEAAENAAGDPRVAAAHPDRQPDAPGAAALPA from the coding sequence ATGACCGCGCCGGGCCCGCTGATCCTGCATGACTATTGGCGCTCCGGCGCGAGCTACCGCGTGCGCATCGCGCTCAACATCAAGGGTCTGGCCTATGAGCAGGTCGCGCATGACCTGCGGGCGGGCGCGCAGCGCGCACCGGATTATCTCGCACTCAATCCGCAGGGGCTGGTGCCCGCGCTGGCGACGGATGGCGGCCTGCTGACGCAGAGCCTCGCCATCATCGAATATCTGGACGAGACCTGCCCCGATCCGCCGCTGCTGCCCGAGGGGGCCGCCGATCGCGCCATGGTCCGCGCGATGGCGGCGGCGATCGCCTGCGACATCCACCCGCTTCAAAATGCCCGGGTGCTCGGCTGGCTCGGCGATGCGCTGGGGGCGGACGAGGTCGCGCGCAAGCGCTGGATCGGACACTGGATCGGCACCGGCTTCGCCGCCCTTGAAGCCATGATCCGCCAGCACGGCCGGGGCTTCGCTTTCGGGTCGCGGCTCTCGCTGGTCGATTGCTGCCTCGTGCCGCAGCTCTATACGGCGCGGCGTTTCGGCGTGGCGCTGGAGGGTTTTCCCGCGCTGGTCGAAGCGGCCGAAAATGCCGCGGGCGATCCCCGCGTGGCCGCGGCGCACCCGGACCGCCAGCCCGATGCCCCGGGGGCGGCAGCGCTCCCCGCCTGA
- a CDS encoding winged helix-turn-helix transcriptional regulator, whose product MKMTVSRHDAGECMRITQLLGRLGDRWTLPVVVALSEGSLRFNQIRRVVDGISQQMLTRTLRALQRDGMVTRTVHPTVPPQVEYALTAMGHSLAKEGERLGQWVLAHLAEIDGHRARYDEETDAA is encoded by the coding sequence ATGAAGATGACCGTCTCCCGCCACGACGCGGGCGAATGCATGCGGATCACGCAGCTGCTCGGCCGGCTCGGCGACCGCTGGACACTGCCGGTGGTGGTGGCGCTGAGCGAGGGTTCCTTGCGGTTCAACCAGATCCGCCGCGTCGTGGACGGCATCTCGCAGCAGATGCTCACCCGCACCCTGCGCGCGCTGCAGCGGGACGGGATGGTCACCCGCACGGTCCACCCCACCGTGCCTCCGCAGGTCGAATATGCGCTGACCGCCATGGGCCACTCGCTGGCAAAGGAAGGCGAGCGGCTCGGCCAGTGGGTGCTCGCGCATCTGGCGGAGATAGACGGGCACCGCGCCCGCTACGACGAGGAGACCGACGCCGCCTGA
- a CDS encoding FMN-dependent NADH-azoreductase: protein MNLLHIDSSIQGDASLSRAMSAAVVSRLRALHPDATVTYRDLAEHPLPHMTLPGFATPEAQAVLEEFVAADVVVIGVPMYNFTISSQLKAWLDHIAIAGKTFRYTEQGPVGLAGDKRVILALSRGGFYSEGPAASMEHAETYLRAILGFMGITAPELVLAEGAALGPEQREAALAGGLEAANRIEPTRAETVA from the coding sequence ATGAATCTGCTTCACATCGATTCCAGCATCCAGGGGGATGCGTCCCTCAGCCGCGCGATGTCGGCCGCTGTCGTCTCCCGCCTGCGGGCTCTCCATCCCGATGCCACGGTCACATATCGCGACCTTGCCGAGCATCCCCTGCCGCACATGACGCTGCCCGGCTTCGCCACGCCGGAGGCGCAGGCGGTGCTGGAGGAATTTGTCGCGGCCGATGTCGTGGTGATCGGCGTGCCCATGTATAATTTCACGATTTCGAGCCAGCTCAAGGCCTGGCTGGACCATATCGCGATTGCCGGCAAGACGTTCCGCTATACCGAGCAGGGCCCGGTGGGCCTTGCGGGCGACAAGCGCGTCATCCTCGCCTTGTCGCGGGGCGGCTTCTATTCGGAAGGACCGGCCGCTTCCATGGAGCATGCCGAGACCTATCTGCGCGCGATCCTGGGCTTCATGGGCATCACGGCGCCCGAACTGGTGCTGGCCGAAGGCGCCGCGCTGGGGCCGGAGCAGCGAGAAGCTGCGCTCGCCGGGGGTCTGGAAGCCGCGAACAGGATCGAGCCGACACGGGCCGAGACCGTGGCCTGA
- a CDS encoding FtsX-like permease family protein, whose translation MTALPWRTAWRMARRDLSGGFRGLRLLFICLFLGVATLAAIGSLTAAITGEIAERGQSILGGDIEVEMSQRELGETDKAALRALGTLSETIRMRAMARRLGPAAPGAPESVLTELKGVDGRYPLYGTLTLAAGRYAPLPADRILIGPALAERLLIRTGDSLRYGDADFTVAGIIADEPDRVGEGFTLGPVAIVSMEGLRRTGLIQPGSLFQSKYRIRLPDGADAAALRKVLEQRYASEGWEYKDRDRAAPGTNRFIDRMGQFLSLIGLTALIIAGIGVSNGVASYLALRRGSLATLKVLGATSADIERIYLLQIGAVATVAILLGLGVGALVPPLVVALAGDVLPVQPGFRLHPLPLVTSAAYGMLVALIFTLPPLARARTEPVAAILRALVDPPRTRDRRTLLLVGGALAALVAIALGTAREPLFSAAVLGATAAVLLLLLLLGQAISRIARRLRRPRRPLLRLAVANLYRPGAQTSALVVALGLALTLFVTLAGIQTSLDAEIERTVPRKAPNLFVLDLPSTGEADFRRIVAERAPDATLNVVPSLRGTVVAYGGQRVADLETRPDGAWILRGERGVTYSATLPEGSELVEGQWWPADYAGPPLLSLDEEQARALGVGIGDTMIVSVLGREIEARIASLRRINWDTMGFNYVLVFSPSGLASAPHSLTATITMPPGRENAMTQALLGAFPGVSVIAVGEMIEQISGILDQMASAILTAASITILAGIAVLVGAIAASRQSRSYDSVILKMLGATRGQVLGAQALEYGLLAAMLAGVSLLLGMGAAWFVIVQVFEFGWAPDWGVVLLTLGGGALLTLGIGLAGSVPLMSVRPASALRQL comes from the coding sequence GTGACCGCGCTGCCCTGGCGCACTGCCTGGCGCATGGCGCGCCGGGACCTGAGCGGCGGCTTTCGCGGCCTGCGCCTCCTGTTCATCTGCCTGTTCCTCGGCGTGGCGACGCTGGCGGCGATCGGCAGCCTGACCGCCGCGATCACCGGCGAGATCGCCGAGCGCGGGCAAAGCATCCTGGGCGGCGACATCGAAGTCGAGATGAGCCAGCGCGAACTGGGCGAGACGGACAAGGCCGCCCTGCGCGCGCTCGGCACGCTGAGCGAGACCATCCGCATGCGCGCCATGGCCCGGCGCCTCGGCCCCGCCGCGCCCGGCGCGCCGGAGAGCGTGCTGACCGAGCTCAAGGGCGTGGATGGGCGCTATCCGCTCTATGGCACATTGACGCTGGCGGCCGGACGCTATGCGCCGCTGCCGGCGGACCGCATCCTCATCGGCCCCGCGCTTGCCGAGCGGCTGCTGATCCGCACCGGGGACAGCCTGCGCTATGGCGATGCCGATTTCACTGTCGCCGGGATCATCGCGGACGAGCCGGATCGGGTGGGCGAAGGCTTCACGCTCGGGCCGGTCGCCATCGTGTCGATGGAGGGATTGCGGCGCACCGGGCTCATCCAGCCGGGCAGTCTCTTCCAGAGCAAATATCGCATCCGCCTGCCCGACGGGGCGGATGCCGCCGCGCTGCGCAAGGTGCTGGAACAGCGCTACGCCTCCGAAGGCTGGGAATATAAGGACCGCGACCGCGCCGCGCCGGGCACCAACCGCTTCATCGATCGCATGGGCCAGTTCCTTTCGCTGATCGGCCTTACCGCGCTCATCATCGCCGGCATCGGCGTCAGCAACGGCGTGGCGTCCTATCTCGCGCTGCGGCGCGGCAGCCTCGCGACGCTCAAGGTGCTGGGCGCCACCTCGGCGGATATCGAGCGCATCTATCTGCTCCAGATCGGCGCCGTCGCGACGGTGGCGATCCTGCTGGGGCTGGGCGTCGGCGCGCTGGTGCCGCCGCTGGTCGTGGCGCTGGCGGGCGATGTGCTGCCCGTGCAGCCGGGCTTCCGGCTTCATCCGCTGCCGCTGGTCACCAGCGCGGCCTATGGCATGCTCGTCGCGCTGATCTTCACCCTGCCGCCGCTTGCCCGCGCGCGCACCGAGCCGGTCGCCGCGATCCTGCGCGCACTGGTCGATCCGCCCCGCACGCGGGACAGGCGGACCCTGCTGCTGGTCGGCGGCGCGCTGGCGGCACTGGTCGCCATCGCGCTCGGCACCGCGCGCGAGCCGCTCTTTTCCGCGGCCGTGCTGGGGGCAACGGCGGCCGTGCTCCTGCTGCTCCTGCTGCTCGGCCAGGCCATCAGCCGGATCGCCCGGCGCCTGCGCCGCCCGCGCAGGCCGCTGCTGCGGCTGGCCGTCGCCAATCTTTATCGTCCGGGCGCGCAGACATCGGCGCTGGTCGTCGCGCTCGGCCTCGCGCTCACCCTGTTCGTCACGCTCGCCGGCATCCAGACCAGCCTCGACGCGGAAATCGAGCGCACCGTGCCGCGCAAGGCGCCCAATCTCTTCGTGCTCGACCTGCCCTCGACCGGCGAGGCCGATTTCCGCAGGATCGTCGCCGAACGGGCGCCCGACGCCACGCTCAATGTCGTTCCCTCGCTGCGCGGGACCGTGGTGGCTTATGGCGGCCAGCGCGTCGCGGATCTCGAGACCCGGCCGGACGGTGCCTGGATCCTGCGCGGCGAGCGCGGCGTGACGTACAGCGCCACCCTGCCGGAAGGCAGCGAACTGGTTGAAGGCCAATGGTGGCCCGCCGATTATGCCGGGCCGCCGCTGCTTTCGCTCGACGAGGAGCAGGCGCGCGCGCTCGGCGTGGGCATCGGCGACACCATGATCGTGAGTGTGCTCGGCCGCGAGATCGAGGCGCGCATCGCGTCGCTGCGGCGCATCAACTGGGACACGATGGGGTTCAATTACGTCCTCGTCTTCTCGCCCAGCGGCCTCGCATCCGCGCCGCACAGTCTCACCGCGACGATCACCATGCCGCCCGGGCGGGAGAACGCGATGACGCAGGCGCTTCTGGGCGCCTTTCCCGGCGTCTCCGTGATCGCGGTGGGCGAGATGATCGAACAGATCAGCGGCATCCTCGACCAGATGGCGAGCGCCATCCTGACGGCGGCGTCGATCACCATCCTCGCCGGGATCGCGGTGCTGGTGGGCGCCATCGCCGCCTCGCGCCAGAGCCGCAGCTATGACAGCGTGATCCTCAAGATGCTGGGCGCCACGCGCGGGCAGGTGCTGGGGGCGCAGGCGCTCGAATATGGCCTGCTCGCGGCGATGCTGGCCGGCGTCTCGCTGCTGCTCGGCATGGGCGCGGCCTGGTTCGTGATCGTGCAGGTCTTCGAATTCGGCTGGGCGCCGGACTGGGGCGTGGTGCTGCTGACGCTGGGCGGCGGAGCCCTGCTCACGCTGGGCATCGGCCTCGCCGGCTCGGTGCCGCTCATGTCGGTCCGGCCGGCGAGCGCGCTGAGGCAGCTATAG
- a CDS encoding ABC transporter ATP-binding protein, with amino-acid sequence MHATAAPTTIAIRARDVTLSLGATEILKGIDLDIVNGESLAILGASGSGKSSLMAVLSGLERASGGTVSVAGTDFGALDEDALARARRGRIGIVLQSFHLLPTMTALENVAVPLELAGHDDAFGRAGEELHAVGLGHRLDHYPAQLSGGEQQRVAIARAMAPGPAILFADEPTGNLDAATGAAVVELLFGRQQATGATLLIITHDPGLAARCDRILEMRDGRVIAERRA; translated from the coding sequence ATGCATGCCACCGCCGCGCCCACCACTATCGCGATCCGCGCGCGCGATGTCACCCTTTCCCTTGGCGCCACCGAAATCCTGAAAGGCATAGACCTCGACATCGTGAACGGGGAAAGCCTCGCCATCCTCGGCGCATCGGGATCGGGCAAGTCATCGCTGATGGCCGTGCTCTCCGGCCTTGAGCGCGCCAGCGGCGGCACGGTGAGCGTGGCCGGCACCGATTTCGGCGCGCTCGACGAGGACGCGCTTGCCCGCGCCCGGCGCGGCCGCATCGGCATCGTGCTGCAATCCTTCCACCTCCTGCCGACGATGACGGCGCTGGAGAATGTCGCGGTGCCGCTGGAACTGGCGGGGCATGACGACGCCTTCGGCCGGGCGGGCGAGGAACTGCACGCCGTGGGGCTCGGGCACCGGCTCGACCATTATCCCGCCCAGCTTTCCGGCGGCGAGCAGCAGCGCGTCGCCATCGCCCGCGCCATGGCGCCCGGGCCCGCCATCCTCTTCGCGGACGAGCCGACCGGCAATCTTGATGCCGCCACCGGCGCCGCTGTGGTCGAGCTGCTGTTCGGCCGCCAGCAGGCGACGGGCGCGACATTGCTCATCATCACCCATGATCCGGGGCTCGCGGCGCGCTGCGACCGCATTCTGGAAATGCGCGACGGGCGCGTGATCGCCGAGCGGCGCGCGTGA
- a CDS encoding arylesterase, whose protein sequence is MERTVSLTFKFRQYGVSFLLVHLAVGCSPSQPSSEDAPVTNAAAATGNVAAPAGAPVEDARLVVVFGDSLYAGYQLEREEGFAPALERNLAARGIAARVVNAGVSGDTSAGGRGRLAFVLDGLPRKPDLVVVGLGGNDMLRGLDPAQTRANLEAILTDLKARGIPAMLTGMLAAPNMGSDYAARFNAIYPDLARAFDVPLYPFFLDGVIGDRALMLADGIHPNAQGVTAVTGRVAPLVVQALGD, encoded by the coding sequence ATGGAAAGGACGGTCTCCTTGACCTTTAAGTTTCGACAATATGGGGTATCTTTTCTGCTTGTCCACTTGGCAGTGGGCTGTTCGCCTTCCCAGCCATCGTCCGAGGACGCGCCGGTCACCAATGCCGCCGCGGCCACGGGTAACGTCGCGGCGCCGGCGGGCGCGCCGGTGGAGGATGCCAGGCTGGTCGTCGTGTTCGGCGACAGCCTCTATGCGGGCTATCAGCTCGAGCGGGAGGAAGGCTTCGCGCCGGCGCTGGAGCGTAATCTTGCCGCGCGGGGCATCGCTGCGCGCGTGGTCAATGCCGGCGTCTCGGGCGATACGAGCGCGGGCGGGCGCGGGCGGCTCGCCTTCGTGCTGGACGGATTGCCGCGCAAGCCGGATCTCGTGGTCGTCGGGCTCGGCGGGAACGACATGCTGCGCGGGCTCGATCCGGCGCAGACGCGCGCCAATCTGGAAGCGATCCTCACGGACCTGAAGGCGCGGGGCATTCCCGCCATGCTGACCGGCATGCTGGCCGCGCCCAACATGGGCAGCGACTATGCCGCGCGTTTCAACGCCATCTATCCGGATCTCGCGCGCGCGTTCGACGTGCCGCTCTATCCCTTCTTCCTCGATGGCGTGATCGGCGATCGGGCCCTGATGCTGGCGGACGGCATTCACCCCAATGCGCAAGGCGTGACCGCCGTGACCGGCCGCGTGGCGCCGCTGGTCGTGCAGGCGCTGGGCGACTGA
- a CDS encoding amidohydrolase family protein, protein MGERGITDNGGSDAPFVDSHAHIFLQDMPLSSEAWTQIDYGFTAEDLLALMDAHGVHFAVISGLSISGFYNDYMIRALRRHRRLRGTAIVPPETDLYALERMNADGIVGIRLQLARQEQLPDLRGDAYRMLFRRVRDLGWHVHVAIEGPCLRAVLEPLLETGVNIVVDHFGHPDPADPLGCDGQRAMLEAVDRGHTWVKMSGGFRLPGTDAWRTDPDGDIDSIAQLVAGSLLGRVGPDRLLWGSDAPFVGYERRVTYGRVLASFRDWVPDPLMRAEISRTALRLYFS, encoded by the coding sequence ATGGGCGAGCGCGGAATCACGGACAATGGCGGATCGGACGCGCCCTTCGTCGATAGCCATGCCCATATCTTCCTGCAGGACATGCCGCTCAGCAGCGAGGCATGGACGCAGATCGACTATGGCTTCACCGCCGAGGACCTGCTCGCGCTGATGGACGCGCATGGCGTGCATTTCGCCGTCATCTCCGGCCTCAGCATTTCCGGCTTCTACAATGATTACATGATCCGCGCCCTGCGGCGGCACCGGCGGCTGCGCGGCACGGCCATCGTCCCGCCGGAGACGGATCTCTACGCGCTGGAGAGGATGAACGCCGACGGCATCGTGGGCATCCGCCTCCAGCTCGCGCGGCAGGAGCAACTGCCGGACCTGCGCGGCGACGCCTATCGCATGCTGTTCCGCCGCGTGCGCGATCTTGGCTGGCATGTCCATGTCGCCATCGAAGGCCCCTGCCTGCGCGCCGTGCTGGAACCGTTGCTTGAGACGGGGGTCAATATCGTGGTCGATCATTTCGGCCATCCCGATCCGGCCGATCCGCTGGGCTGCGACGGGCAGCGCGCGATGCTGGAAGCGGTCGATCGCGGCCATACATGGGTCAAGATGTCGGGCGGGTTCCGCTTGCCGGGCACCGATGCCTGGCGCACCGATCCGGACGGCGACATCGATTCGATCGCGCAGCTCGTCGCCGGGTCGCTGCTTGGCCGCGTGGGCCCGGACCGGCTGCTCTGGGGCAGCGATGCGCCGTTCGTGGGCTATGAGCGGCGCGTGACCTACGGCCGGGTGCTTGCGAGTTTCCGCGACTGGGTGCCCGATCCGCTGATGCGGGCGGAAATCTCCCGCACGGCGCTGCGCCTCTATTTCTCCTGA
- a CDS encoding O-methyltransferase — MAMVFDDPAVRAVFADYEARIAAERAPGNGARTRDDMLLPVGPEAAALLHALVLGRRPARILELGTSYGYSTLFLADAARRTGARVISMDLAAYKQDHAREQLERAGLAAFVDFRAGDAVALIEADPGPFDFVLLDIWKDAYRPCFEAFYPKLAEEALIAADNMIEPASARASVRDYRAAVRARSDLQTMLLPIGQGIELSVRWSPGNPRL; from the coding sequence ATGGCCATGGTCTTCGACGATCCAGCCGTCCGCGCGGTCTTCGCGGACTATGAAGCACGCATCGCCGCCGAACGGGCGCCCGGCAACGGCGCGCGCACACGCGACGACATGCTGCTGCCGGTCGGCCCGGAAGCGGCCGCGCTGCTCCACGCGCTGGTGCTGGGACGCAGGCCTGCGCGCATCCTGGAGCTCGGCACCAGCTACGGCTATTCGACGCTTTTCCTCGCCGATGCCGCGCGCCGGACGGGCGCGCGCGTCATCTCCATGGATCTCGCCGCCTACAAGCAGGACCATGCCCGGGAGCAGCTGGAACGCGCCGGGCTTGCGGCCTTCGTGGATTTCCGCGCGGGGGATGCGGTGGCGCTGATCGAGGCCGATCCGGGGCCGTTCGATTTCGTGCTGCTCGACATCTGGAAGGATGCCTACCGGCCCTGCTTCGAGGCCTTCTACCCCAAGCTCGCCGAGGAAGCGCTGATCGCGGCGGACAACATGATCGAGCCGGCCTCCGCCCGCGCCTCCGTGCGGGACTATCGCGCGGCGGTGCGCGCCCGGAGCGACCTCCAGACCATGTTGCTCCCCATCGGCCAGGGCATCGAACTCAGCGTCCGGTGGAGCCCGGGCAATCCCCGGCTCTGA
- a CDS encoding HAD-IIA family hydrolase, with protein MTAPFTETLRPAQGIMFDLDGTLILSDRNLGGYKLLPGAVELLSELEASGFPFLALTNGSAYPAAQQGPRLRALGLPIPDSHLFTPNSVAGHMFRERGFGRVLVLGTQGVVDALTGEGIATVRPGEDGATSADAVYVAWHPDCAMPDIHAACEAVLAGAALFSASDVPFFASQSGRAFGYSCAIGGAIARVTGKEPELTGKPSLHAMNFVAARLGVPMESIAVIGDDPKVETEMARAGGAMGIGVTTGTTSAQEWAAQPPERRPHRVIDGLGELRALGLLG; from the coding sequence ATGACCGCCCCTTTCACCGAAACGCTGCGACCCGCCCAGGGCATCATGTTCGACCTCGACGGCACGCTCATCCTGAGCGACCGCAATCTGGGCGGCTACAAGCTGCTGCCCGGCGCGGTGGAACTGCTGAGCGAGCTGGAGGCCAGCGGCTTCCCCTTCCTCGCGCTCACCAACGGCAGCGCCTATCCCGCCGCCCAACAGGGGCCGCGCCTGCGCGCGCTGGGTCTGCCGATCCCCGATTCGCACCTGTTCACGCCGAACAGCGTGGCGGGCCATATGTTCCGCGAGCGGGGCTTCGGGCGCGTGCTCGTGCTCGGCACGCAGGGCGTGGTCGATGCGCTAACCGGCGAGGGCATCGCCACCGTGCGCCCGGGCGAGGACGGCGCGACCAGCGCCGACGCCGTCTATGTCGCCTGGCATCCCGACTGCGCGATGCCGGACATCCATGCCGCCTGCGAGGCCGTGCTCGCCGGGGCGGCCCTGTTCTCCGCATCCGACGTGCCCTTCTTCGCGTCCCAGAGCGGGCGGGCCTTCGGCTATAGCTGCGCGATCGGCGGGGCCATTGCCCGGGTGACCGGCAAGGAGCCGGAACTCACCGGCAAGCCCTCGCTCCACGCGATGAACTTCGTCGCCGCAAGGCTCGGCGTGCCGATGGAAAGCATCGCGGTGATCGGCGATGATCCCAAGGTCGAGACGGAGATGGCCCGCGCGGGCGGCGCCATGGGCATCGGCGTGACCACCGGGACGACCAGCGCGCAGGAATGGGCCGCCCAGCCGCCCGAACGCCGGCCGCACCGCGTCATCGACGGGCTCGGCGAACTGCGGGCGCTCGGCCTGCTGGGCTGA
- a CDS encoding biotin carboxyl carrier protein, with protein sequence MADIKLVETSLRDGNQCLWGALGVDTARTLSIAPVLERVGFKAIDFTTSTHMGVAVRYKQEDPWERIRLMKQACPTTPLQFLSTGFRFIAWETASPDFMALAFATLMKNGIGRFALADPMNDAEANVQVARMIKRDGDAYVVGALVFTLSPIHDDAHYAQAAATMAASPDIDALYIKDPGGLLSPQRARTLIPAILAVIGDKPLELHAHCTIGLGEQSYYEAAGLGVEALQGASGGLGDGTSNPPLERVVANLRALGHSVDIDDAALAQAGRYFTDLAQAEGLPIGAPMPFDAAYLQHQLPGGMVGTMRRHLADHRVPHLEGAVVEELGRVREELGWPIVMTPFAQMVMTQAVMNVTGAERYSVIPDEVIRYAIGRFGRPNQPIAPNVLDRIMALPRTKELAAEPGMADLPDLRKRIGTHLPDEEFLLRATMPAGQVDAMQAAGPAPRHYDPTLRPAMALIRKLLARTNIERVSVEKAGFRLELESHG encoded by the coding sequence ATGGCAGACATCAAGCTCGTCGAAACGTCGCTGCGCGACGGCAACCAGTGTTTGTGGGGCGCGCTCGGCGTGGACACCGCCCGCACCCTTTCCATCGCGCCGGTGCTGGAACGCGTCGGCTTCAAGGCGATCGACTTCACCACCTCCACGCATATGGGCGTGGCGGTGCGATACAAGCAGGAGGACCCGTGGGAGCGCATCCGGCTGATGAAGCAGGCCTGCCCCACCACGCCGCTGCAGTTCCTCTCCACCGGCTTCCGCTTCATCGCCTGGGAGACGGCGAGCCCGGACTTCATGGCGCTGGCCTTCGCCACGCTCATGAAGAACGGCATCGGCCGCTTCGCGCTCGCCGATCCGATGAACGATGCCGAGGCCAATGTGCAGGTGGCGCGGATGATCAAGCGCGACGGCGATGCCTATGTGGTCGGCGCGCTGGTCTTCACGCTGAGCCCCATTCATGACGATGCCCATTATGCGCAGGCCGCCGCGACGATGGCAGCCAGCCCGGATATCGACGCACTCTACATCAAGGACCCGGGCGGGCTGCTCTCGCCCCAGCGCGCGCGCACGCTCATCCCCGCCATCCTCGCCGTGATCGGCGACAAGCCGCTGGAGCTCCACGCCCATTGCACCATCGGCCTGGGCGAGCAGAGCTATTATGAGGCCGCAGGGCTCGGCGTGGAGGCACTGCAGGGCGCGTCCGGCGGGCTGGGCGACGGCACCTCCAATCCGCCGCTCGAGCGCGTGGTCGCCAATCTGCGCGCGCTGGGCCACAGCGTCGACATCGACGACGCGGCGCTGGCGCAGGCCGGGCGCTACTTCACCGATCTCGCGCAGGCCGAGGGGCTCCCAATTGGCGCGCCCATGCCCTTCGACGCGGCCTATCTCCAGCACCAGCTGCCCGGCGGCATGGTCGGCACCATGCGGCGGCACCTGGCCGACCATCGCGTGCCGCATCTGGAAGGCGCCGTGGTGGAGGAACTGGGCCGCGTGCGCGAGGAACTGGGCTGGCCGATCGTGATGACGCCCTTCGCCCAGATGGTGATGACGCAGGCCGTGATGAACGTGACCGGGGCGGAGCGCTACAGCGTCATCCCGGACGAAGTGATCCGCTATGCCATCGGCAGGTTCGGCCGCCCCAACCAGCCCATCGCGCCCAATGTGCTCGACCGGATCATGGCCCTGCCGCGCACCAAGGAACTCGCCGCCGAGCCCGGCATGGCCGACCTGCCGGACCTGCGCAAGCGCATCGGCACCCATCTGCCGGACGAGGAATTCCTGCTGCGCGCGACCATGCCCGCCGGGCAGGTGGACGCGATGCAGGCCGCCGGCCCCGCGCCGCGCCATTACGACCCGACGCTGCGCCCGGCCATGGCGCTGATCCGCAAGCTGCTGGCCCGGACGAACATCGAGCGGGTGAGCGTGGAGAAGGCCGGCTTCCGGCTGGAACTGGAAAGCCATGGCTGA